One region of Pseudomonadota bacterium genomic DNA includes:
- a CDS encoding type II toxin-antitoxin system RelE/ParE family toxin — translation MIYKTRHFARWAQKTELSDSMLRIAVLEIQIGLLDADLGGGIVKKRIALPGRGKRSSTRTLLATNLDDRWFFVFGFEKNERENISENELATLIKLVKDLLSLTAAQIAVAIGEGSLLEVEHEKQEV, via the coding sequence ATGATCTATAAAACCCGACATTTTGCACGGTGGGCACAAAAAACAGAGTTGTCAGATTCGATGCTGAGAATAGCTGTTCTCGAAATTCAGATCGGGTTGCTGGATGCAGATCTTGGTGGTGGAATTGTGAAAAAGCGCATTGCTTTGCCGGGGAGAGGAAAGCGCAGCAGTACGAGAACATTGCTGGCGACGAACCTGGATGACCGATGGTTTTTTGTATTTGGTTTTGAAAAGAACGAACGTGAAAACATTTCAGAAAATGAACTGGCAACTTTGATAAAATTGGTAAAAGACCTTCTTAGCCTGACTGCGGCACAAATTGCAGTTGCCATTGGAGAAGGTTCTTTGCTGGAGGTCGAACATGAAAAGCAAGAAGTATAA
- a CDS encoding DNA-binding transcriptional regulator: protein MKSKKYKSRLLGVVHETARDLHKVGLIDKYTMREYDVLCIEPVSAYSAEQIRSLRERYKISQAVMASVLNTSLSTIQKWEIGDKRPAGPSLKLLSILDRKGLEALI, encoded by the coding sequence ATGAAAAGCAAGAAGTATAAGAGTCGCCTTTTAGGTGTGGTTCATGAAACTGCCCGGGACTTGCACAAGGTCGGGCTTATAGACAAATATACAATGCGTGAGTATGATGTCTTGTGTATCGAACCGGTTTCTGCCTATTCTGCGGAGCAAATTCGTTCCTTGCGGGAACGTTATAAGATCAGTCAGGCTGTTATGGCATCTGTGCTCAATACCAGTCTCTCTACCATTCAGAAGTGGGAAATCGGAGATAAACGCCCTGCAGGGCCTTCTCTCAAATTATTGAGCATTCTGGACCGTAAGGGACTAGAAGCGCTGATATAA